Sequence from the Patescibacteria group bacterium genome:
TCCTGCCACTAGATGAAAAATATAATTCCCCACGCTGGCTGACATTGAGCCAAGGAACAGAATATAACTATTCTTAATTAGCTTATTTTTTTTCAGTTTCAGGTTAATGGTTTGGAAAATATTCATTTTATCTCTCTACTACTTTGCGAAGGGTGTTGATTAGATTTAAACCATTCTATGGTTTTTTTGATTCCTTCTTCCAGGGAATAGCGCGGTTTCCATTTTAATTCTTTTTGGGCGAGACTCGCATCTAAACTTATTCTATCTACTTCACCTGGGCGGCAAGGAAGATATTGGGGTTTTATCTCACTTTGCAATTCCTTTTTAATTATTTGAAATATTTGTTCTGTGGTAGTCGCTTTTCCCGTGCCAATATTGTAGGTTTTGTTTCGATGAGAGATCATTGCTTGGATATTAGCTTCCACTATGTCTTCCACGAAAATATAATCCCTTTTATTTTTGCCATAAGCAAAAAGAGAAGGCGCTTCTCCTCGGATTAATTTATTAATAAAAATGGCGATCACCCCCGCTTCTCCCAAAGGGTTCTGGCGGGGACCATAGACATTGGCATAACGCAGGGTAATGTAGGGCAATCCATAGAGCCTATGATAAATCTCTAAATATTTTTCCGCCGTATATTTGGAAATGCCATAGCAAGATAGAGGATTTACAGAGTGTGATTCCGGAACAGGGATCTTTATGGGTTCGCCATAGACAGCTCCTCCGCTAGAGGCATAGATAAATTTTTTTATTTTAATTTTCGCCGCTTCTCTAATGATATTCAAGGACCCTAGGATATTCACTTTGGCATCATAGATTGGTTTTTGGAGGGATTTATGCACGTCCATTTGGGCCGCCAGGTGAAAAATATAATCTATTTTATACTTGCGAAAGATTGGTCTTAAATTTTCGTTAATGTTTTTTTCGTAAAAGACCAGATTTTTATTTGTGAGAGGAAGATTATGGCGGAAGCCCGTGGAAAGGTCGTCTATCACTAACACTTTGTGTTTTAATTTTAATAATCTCTTGACTAAATTCGCGCCAATAAAACCTGCCCCTCCAGTAACAAGTACCGTCGGCATAAAGTTTGGTTTATATATTAAAAAATTGAGCCCTATAGATAAGGTCTTATCTTATTGTAACTGAAAAGAGATAGATTGGTCAAGAATAATAATTTAGTAATTTCTTGCCAAAATATAAAAAAATAAGGGAGAAGAATCTTAAAGATATCCTCTCCCTTTTCACTTTTGTGCGGGCCAGCGCCGCCGAAAGAACGGTGGAAAGATTCAAACCTCACGACCTAATCCCTCCTCCTTTAACCAAGTAAAAAATTCTATAAATTCTTGCGCATTACACGCATATCGCTTAGCATAATCTTCCAGTACCTCTGATTTTTCTAAAAAAGCAGATAAGGAATTGATCGGTACCTTGCCATTATCCCCGCGCACCAGACAAGCGATAAAAATTTTTTCATAACAACGAAGCAGGATATCACTTGGATTTTGCATAATCCAAGCAGCTAGCGAGGCTTTAGTGAGTTTGCCTTTTTCATAAACTCTGCGCGCAGTGATGCCGCTTGAGACGAC
This genomic interval carries:
- a CDS encoding GDP-mannose 4,6-dehydratase — translated: MPTVLVTGGAGFIGANLVKRLLKLKHKVLVIDDLSTGFRHNLPLTNKNLVFYEKNINENLRPIFRKYKIDYIFHLAAQMDVHKSLQKPIYDAKVNILGSLNIIREAAKIKIKKFIYASSGGAVYGEPIKIPVPESHSVNPLSCYGISKYTAEKYLEIYHRLYGLPYITLRYANVYGPRQNPLGEAGVIAIFINKLIRGEAPSLFAYGKNKRDYIFVEDIVEANIQAMISHRNKTYNIGTGKATTTEQIFQIIKKELQSEIKPQYLPCRPGEVDRISLDASLAQKELKWKPRYSLEEGIKKTIEWFKSNQHPSQSSREIK